From Anopheles darlingi chromosome 2, idAnoDarlMG_H_01, whole genome shotgun sequence, the proteins below share one genomic window:
- the LOC125959651 gene encoding P protein-like isoform X2: MRLKSARKSFRRHKSKTALDFPQPSEVTEASLELWRTLPPKIRHDPSMVSFQQVELEHARLHGGSNEDSFPEIQGMEEDGGDEEDEEEEEEEDEEYENEFITINVTNEEGQNKEIGHVKEKKEIPKPHVHHLAGHYIGNITPPKHDEINDTGQTNLDEDHPFRKYSKIICLFITWLLIMAFMVVKDEKLVASKHLSITPDRTKAYILPHLPQSSRVKVTLEGTFLSEPYSNITENYLTVYLQMLTSTLDVNLTEPYATSSVKNISEPWHIPIVHPYLFDSAPIVKEQRLLDIADSSYDSMQQATGALVRLMIKSNIQASMPIAVQYDQSPVNRDVGVIYAAFVLIFLYVLIIWEIVHRTFAAVIASTLAISILAALNDRPTMEDIVGWIDVETILLLFSMMILVAILAETGIFDYISVYIYKITNGKIWSLIHCLCLCTVLISSFLDNVTTVLLMAPITIRLCEVMDMNPVPILMAITVHANIGGTTTPVGDPPNIIITSNQYILKHGVTFLNFTAHMLVGVIIVVITTNIHLRIIYKNINHLRMHEPKELKELRRNIKVWERAAGKIPPYSKDANLVRETLMKKVKLLRHQYKKKMTKGTVPEDIYRSTLEELQREHPIKNRPLLIKSGVVCIFIVSLFFLESIPELRRLSSGWAALLGVVLLLIISDKNDMDAVLSRVEWPTLLFFAAMFTLMEAVERMGLIDWIGHATETIIQSVSEDLRLAVAIVIILWISALTSAFVDSIPVTAMMVKIVVALSEKAYLGLPLQPMVWALAFGPCLGGNGTLVGASANVICAGIAEQHGYRFSFMDYFKLGFPIMLVSVIVTTGYLIMAHVVFAWH, encoded by the exons ATGCGGTTAAAGTCCGCGCGGAAAAGTTTTCGGCGCCATAAATCGAAAACGGCGCTCGATTTTCCACAACCCAG CGAGGTAACGGAGGCATCGTTGGAGCTATGGCGTACGCTTCCGCCCAAAATCCGCCACGATCCGAGCATGGTATCCTTCCAACAGGTTGAGCTGGAACACGCCAGGCTACATG GAGGCAGCAATGAGGATTCGTTTCCAGAGATCCAAGGCATGGAAGAGGATGGAGGCGatgaggaagacgaagaagaggaagaagaggaggacgaagagTACGAGAACGAGTTCATTACCATCAACGTAACCAACGAGGAGGGCCAAAACAAGGAGATCGGTCACGTGAAGGAAAAGAA AGAAATTCCGAAACCGCATGTGCATCACTTGGCCGGTCATTACATCGGGAACATTACGCCTCCGAAGCACGACGAAATCAATGATACCGGGCAGACGAATCTGGACGAGGATCATCCGTTCCGGAAGTACTCGAAAATCATCTGCCTGTTCATTACGTGGTTGCTGATTATGGCTTTTATGGTGGTGAAGGATGAGAAGCTGGTCGCTTCGAAGCATCTCTCGATAACGCCGGACAGAACGAAGGCTTACATACTGCCCCATCTGCCCCAGAGCAGCCGGGTAAAGGTGACGCTCGAGGGCACATTTCTGAGCGAACCGTACAGCAACATCACGGAGAACTACCTCACGGTCTATCTGCAGATGCTCACCTCAACATTGGACGTTAATCTTACAGAACCGTACGCAACGAGCTCAGTCAAG AATATCAGTGAACCTTGGCACATCCCAATCGTACATCCGTACCTGTTCGATAGTGCACCGATCGTGAAGGAGCAACGGCTACTGGACATCGCGGACAGTAGCTACGATAGCATGCAGCAGGCGACCGGTGCATTGGTACGGTTGATGATCAAAAGTAATATACAGGCCAGCATGCCGATAGCGGTGCAGTACGATCAGTCACCGGTGAATCGAGATGTGGGCGTGATCTATGCCGCGTTTGTGCTGATCTTCCTGTACGTGCTAATTATCTGGGAGATCGTACATCGTACGTTTGCGGCTGTGATTGCATCGACATTGGCCATCTCCATTCTCGCCGCGCTGAATGATCGGCCCACGATGGAGGACATTGTTGGGTGGATCGATGTCGAGACGATCCTGTTGCTCTTCTCGATGATGATTCTGGTTGCGATTCTGGCCGAGACCGGTATCTTTGACTACATTTCGGTGTACATCTACAAG ATTACAAATGGCAAGATATGGAGTTTGATACACTGTTTATGTTTGTGTACCGTGCTAATATCTTCCTTTTTGGACAACGTAACGACAGTTTTGTTGATGGCACCGATCACTATACG actttgtgaggttatggacATGAATCCGGTACCCATACTGATGGCGATCACCGTACATGCTAACATCGGCGGTACAACCACACCGGTAGGCGATCCACCGAACATTATCATCACCTCGAACCAGTACATTTTGAAACAC GGAGTCACTTTTCTTAACTTCACCGCACATATGCTGGTCGGTGTGATTATTGTCGTCATTACTACCAACATCCATCTGCGCATCATCTACAAGAACATCAACCATCTGCGCATGCACGAGCCGAAGGAGCTAAAGGAGCTGCGGCGCAACATTAAGGTGTGGGAACGGGCTGCTGGTAAGATCCCGCCCTACTCCAAGGATGCCAACCTGGTGCGCGAGACACTGATGAAGAAGGTAAAGCTGCTGCGTCATCAGTACAAGAAAAAGATGACAAAGGGTACGGTACCGGAGGATATCTATCGTTCAACGCTGGAGGAACTGCAGCGTGAGCATCCGATTAAGAACCGCCCGTTGTTGATCAAATCGGGTGTAGTGTGCATCTTCATTGTGTCACTGTTTTTCCTGGAATCTATCCCGGAACTACGTCGGCTATCGTCCGGTTGGGCCGCACTGCTCGGTGTCGTCCTACTGCTGATCATCTCGGACAAGAACGATATGGATGCCGTGCTGTCGAGAGTCGAGTGGCCCACGCTGCTGTTCTTTGCCGCCATGTTTACGCTGATGGAGGCAGTGGAGCGGATGGGACTGATCGATTGGATCGGTCACGCAACGGAAACGATCATTCAATCCGTTTCGGAGGATCTTCGGCTAGCGGTGGCTATCGTTATTATCCTGTGGATATCCGCTCTTACATCGGCCTTCGTCGACAGCATCCcggtgacggcgatgatggtgaagattGTTGTTGCGTTATCGGAGAAAGCATACCTCGGATTACCCCTGCAGCCGATGGTTTGGGCGCTAGCATTTGGGCCGTGCCTGGGTGGCAATGGTACCCTGGTCGGTGCCTCGGCGAACGTTATCTGTGCCGGCATTGCCGAACAGCACGGTTACAGGTTTAGCTTCATGGATTACTTCAA ACTTGGATTCCCGATCATGCTGGTCAGTGTGATTGTCACCACGGGGTATCTAATAATGGCACACGTCGTCTTCGCCTGGCATTAG
- the LOC125959651 gene encoding P protein-like isoform X1 has product MDYLSNVFKRRRNTSSTTDSSSGVPSPAAPATVPVAQSSTSGTTGVNPAATPQRKKKRKSTRKRTISVVPISEVTEASLELWRTLPPKIRHDPSMVSFQQVELEHARLHGGSNEDSFPEIQGMEEDGGDEEDEEEEEEEDEEYENEFITINVTNEEGQNKEIGHVKEKKEIPKPHVHHLAGHYIGNITPPKHDEINDTGQTNLDEDHPFRKYSKIICLFITWLLIMAFMVVKDEKLVASKHLSITPDRTKAYILPHLPQSSRVKVTLEGTFLSEPYSNITENYLTVYLQMLTSTLDVNLTEPYATSSVKNISEPWHIPIVHPYLFDSAPIVKEQRLLDIADSSYDSMQQATGALVRLMIKSNIQASMPIAVQYDQSPVNRDVGVIYAAFVLIFLYVLIIWEIVHRTFAAVIASTLAISILAALNDRPTMEDIVGWIDVETILLLFSMMILVAILAETGIFDYISVYIYKITNGKIWSLIHCLCLCTVLISSFLDNVTTVLLMAPITIRLCEVMDMNPVPILMAITVHANIGGTTTPVGDPPNIIITSNQYILKHGVTFLNFTAHMLVGVIIVVITTNIHLRIIYKNINHLRMHEPKELKELRRNIKVWERAAGKIPPYSKDANLVRETLMKKVKLLRHQYKKKMTKGTVPEDIYRSTLEELQREHPIKNRPLLIKSGVVCIFIVSLFFLESIPELRRLSSGWAALLGVVLLLIISDKNDMDAVLSRVEWPTLLFFAAMFTLMEAVERMGLIDWIGHATETIIQSVSEDLRLAVAIVIILWISALTSAFVDSIPVTAMMVKIVVALSEKAYLGLPLQPMVWALAFGPCLGGNGTLVGASANVICAGIAEQHGYRFSFMDYFKLGFPIMLVSVIVTTGYLIMAHVVFAWH; this is encoded by the exons ATGGACTATCTGAGCAATGTCTTCAAACGGCGTCGCAACACCTCGTCCACGACCGACTCATCGTCGGGTGTGCCATCGCCGGCAGCACCGGCTACCGTGCCCGTAGCCCAATCCTCGACATCCGGCACTACCGGGGTCAACCCAGCGGCAACTCCCCAGCGCAAAAAGAAACGCAAGAGTACCCGTAAACGAACCATTTCCGTTGTTCCCATCAGCGAGGTAACGGAGGCATCGTTGGAGCTATGGCGTACGCTTCCGCCCAAAATCCGCCACGATCCGAGCATGGTATCCTTCCAACAGGTTGAGCTGGAACACGCCAGGCTACATG GAGGCAGCAATGAGGATTCGTTTCCAGAGATCCAAGGCATGGAAGAGGATGGAGGCGatgaggaagacgaagaagaggaagaagaggaggacgaagagTACGAGAACGAGTTCATTACCATCAACGTAACCAACGAGGAGGGCCAAAACAAGGAGATCGGTCACGTGAAGGAAAAGAA AGAAATTCCGAAACCGCATGTGCATCACTTGGCCGGTCATTACATCGGGAACATTACGCCTCCGAAGCACGACGAAATCAATGATACCGGGCAGACGAATCTGGACGAGGATCATCCGTTCCGGAAGTACTCGAAAATCATCTGCCTGTTCATTACGTGGTTGCTGATTATGGCTTTTATGGTGGTGAAGGATGAGAAGCTGGTCGCTTCGAAGCATCTCTCGATAACGCCGGACAGAACGAAGGCTTACATACTGCCCCATCTGCCCCAGAGCAGCCGGGTAAAGGTGACGCTCGAGGGCACATTTCTGAGCGAACCGTACAGCAACATCACGGAGAACTACCTCACGGTCTATCTGCAGATGCTCACCTCAACATTGGACGTTAATCTTACAGAACCGTACGCAACGAGCTCAGTCAAG AATATCAGTGAACCTTGGCACATCCCAATCGTACATCCGTACCTGTTCGATAGTGCACCGATCGTGAAGGAGCAACGGCTACTGGACATCGCGGACAGTAGCTACGATAGCATGCAGCAGGCGACCGGTGCATTGGTACGGTTGATGATCAAAAGTAATATACAGGCCAGCATGCCGATAGCGGTGCAGTACGATCAGTCACCGGTGAATCGAGATGTGGGCGTGATCTATGCCGCGTTTGTGCTGATCTTCCTGTACGTGCTAATTATCTGGGAGATCGTACATCGTACGTTTGCGGCTGTGATTGCATCGACATTGGCCATCTCCATTCTCGCCGCGCTGAATGATCGGCCCACGATGGAGGACATTGTTGGGTGGATCGATGTCGAGACGATCCTGTTGCTCTTCTCGATGATGATTCTGGTTGCGATTCTGGCCGAGACCGGTATCTTTGACTACATTTCGGTGTACATCTACAAG ATTACAAATGGCAAGATATGGAGTTTGATACACTGTTTATGTTTGTGTACCGTGCTAATATCTTCCTTTTTGGACAACGTAACGACAGTTTTGTTGATGGCACCGATCACTATACG actttgtgaggttatggacATGAATCCGGTACCCATACTGATGGCGATCACCGTACATGCTAACATCGGCGGTACAACCACACCGGTAGGCGATCCACCGAACATTATCATCACCTCGAACCAGTACATTTTGAAACAC GGAGTCACTTTTCTTAACTTCACCGCACATATGCTGGTCGGTGTGATTATTGTCGTCATTACTACCAACATCCATCTGCGCATCATCTACAAGAACATCAACCATCTGCGCATGCACGAGCCGAAGGAGCTAAAGGAGCTGCGGCGCAACATTAAGGTGTGGGAACGGGCTGCTGGTAAGATCCCGCCCTACTCCAAGGATGCCAACCTGGTGCGCGAGACACTGATGAAGAAGGTAAAGCTGCTGCGTCATCAGTACAAGAAAAAGATGACAAAGGGTACGGTACCGGAGGATATCTATCGTTCAACGCTGGAGGAACTGCAGCGTGAGCATCCGATTAAGAACCGCCCGTTGTTGATCAAATCGGGTGTAGTGTGCATCTTCATTGTGTCACTGTTTTTCCTGGAATCTATCCCGGAACTACGTCGGCTATCGTCCGGTTGGGCCGCACTGCTCGGTGTCGTCCTACTGCTGATCATCTCGGACAAGAACGATATGGATGCCGTGCTGTCGAGAGTCGAGTGGCCCACGCTGCTGTTCTTTGCCGCCATGTTTACGCTGATGGAGGCAGTGGAGCGGATGGGACTGATCGATTGGATCGGTCACGCAACGGAAACGATCATTCAATCCGTTTCGGAGGATCTTCGGCTAGCGGTGGCTATCGTTATTATCCTGTGGATATCCGCTCTTACATCGGCCTTCGTCGACAGCATCCcggtgacggcgatgatggtgaagattGTTGTTGCGTTATCGGAGAAAGCATACCTCGGATTACCCCTGCAGCCGATGGTTTGGGCGCTAGCATTTGGGCCGTGCCTGGGTGGCAATGGTACCCTGGTCGGTGCCTCGGCGAACGTTATCTGTGCCGGCATTGCCGAACAGCACGGTTACAGGTTTAGCTTCATGGATTACTTCAA ACTTGGATTCCCGATCATGCTGGTCAGTGTGATTGTCACCACGGGGTATCTAATAATGGCACACGTCGTCTTCGCCTGGCATTAG